One genomic window of Methyloceanibacter sp. wino2 includes the following:
- a CDS encoding class I SAM-dependent methyltransferase produces the protein MTTEIEYQRQLESQIKQYEAVEVMHNLPDAAQYLLSRYHRSRVRDVFGVESVPGIYAKHIAEAVDRSGQWRAISLGAGYCAQEIEIVKWAKANNLSDFQIVCLELSPLLVQRAREAARSEGVEDFVVVQEADLNKQWPIDGPVAAVMVHQALHHFVELENIFGQIDDLMHTEGSFITIDMIGRNGHRRWPETLGVLRQIWTGLPERVKWDHALNRLDRWFENWDCSVEGFEGIRAQDILPELVKRFRFEKFYANGGIIDIFYDRRFGPNFSTSDDEDCQFLGAVQALEDHLIDDGFITPTQGYAVMRHLQSSSCPPAPICFNGRTPEKCLRLDDRNVELPVSILDRLFSSPYSGQPMLPPLLRVAAGEPLSFGDRREGVQTMRWGWAQPDPNFTWSLGYDSALEFQVGDTVDQLRIDLVGLLPPTGEQPILTIRTNGQSVTTLPVGAGRQEHLVKLPLPLMKGTRALLEFENSRPRRRDNDGGEDARQIGFALISLTLDKGES, from the coding sequence ATGACGACCGAGATTGAATACCAGCGCCAATTGGAATCGCAGATCAAGCAGTACGAAGCTGTGGAAGTGATGCACAATCTTCCCGACGCAGCACAGTATCTGCTTTCGCGTTATCATCGGTCGCGGGTCAGAGACGTCTTCGGCGTAGAAAGCGTGCCAGGCATCTATGCGAAGCACATCGCAGAAGCGGTGGACCGCTCGGGCCAGTGGCGTGCCATTAGTCTGGGCGCAGGCTATTGCGCGCAAGAAATCGAGATCGTGAAGTGGGCCAAGGCGAACAACCTGTCCGACTTTCAGATTGTCTGCCTTGAACTGTCGCCGCTCTTGGTACAGCGTGCCCGGGAGGCTGCACGCTCGGAGGGCGTGGAGGATTTTGTAGTTGTCCAGGAAGCGGACCTAAACAAGCAGTGGCCTATCGATGGTCCAGTCGCAGCCGTCATGGTGCATCAGGCCCTGCATCATTTCGTCGAACTGGAAAACATATTTGGGCAAATCGATGACCTGATGCATACCGAGGGAAGTTTCATCACCATCGACATGATCGGGCGGAACGGTCATAGGCGCTGGCCCGAGACCTTGGGCGTGCTACGTCAGATATGGACGGGCCTGCCCGAACGTGTGAAATGGGATCACGCGCTAAATAGATTGGACCGGTGGTTTGAGAACTGGGACTGCTCGGTGGAAGGGTTCGAGGGCATTCGTGCGCAAGACATCCTGCCTGAACTCGTCAAACGTTTCAGGTTCGAGAAGTTTTACGCCAACGGTGGCATCATCGACATCTTCTACGACCGGCGCTTCGGTCCAAACTTCTCCACGAGCGATGATGAGGATTGTCAGTTCCTCGGTGCAGTCCAAGCACTGGAGGATCACCTGATCGACGATGGGTTCATCACACCGACACAAGGGTACGCGGTGATGCGGCACCTCCAATCGTCGTCATGTCCACCGGCGCCCATTTGCTTTAATGGACGCACGCCGGAGAAGTGCCTACGGCTCGACGATCGCAATGTAGAGCTTCCCGTTTCGATCCTGGACAGGCTCTTTTCGTCTCCATATTCCGGGCAGCCAATGCTGCCGCCGCTATTGCGGGTTGCCGCGGGTGAACCGCTTTCGTTCGGTGACCGGCGCGAGGGCGTGCAAACGATGCGATGGGGATGGGCCCAGCCAGACCCAAATTTCACATGGTCGCTCGGGTATGATTCCGCGCTTGAGTTCCAGGTGGGCGACACAGTTGACCAGCTCCGCATTGACTTGGTCGGGCTCCTGCCACCGACCGGAGAGCAACCCATATTGACGATCAGGACCAATGGCCAATCGGTGACCACGTTACCAGTCGGCGCCGGTCGACAAGAGCACCTTGTCAAATTGCCGTTGCCCCTAATGAAAGGCACTAGGGCACTCTTGGAATTCGAAAATTCGCGGCCCAGACGTAGAGACAATGACGGAGGCGAGGACGCACGTCAGATCGGATTCGCCCTTATATCGCTGACGCTCGACAAGGGCGAATCCTGA